One window of the Allorhizobium ampelinum S4 genome contains the following:
- a CDS encoding branched-chain amino acid ABC transporter permease: protein MDYFIQQLINGLTLGSIYGLVAIGYTMVYGIVGMINFAHGDIFMLGGFAALIVFLLLTTFFAGIPVALALLIMLVVSMLMTGLWNWTIERVAYRPLRGSFRLAPLITAIGMSIALSNFIQVAQGPRNKPIPALVNDVYHFGAITVSLKQMIIVAVTAVLLAAFWYIVNKTPLGRAQRATEQDRKMAALLGVDVDRTISVTFVMGAALAAVAGTMYLMYYGVASFTDGFIPGVKAFTAAVLGGIGSLPGAVLGGLLIGLIESLWSAYFTIAYKDVATFGILAFVLIFKPTGILGRPEVEKV, encoded by the coding sequence ATGGATTATTTCATCCAGCAGCTTATCAACGGGCTGACGCTTGGCTCGATTTATGGCCTGGTGGCGATTGGTTATACGATGGTCTACGGGATTGTCGGCATGATCAACTTTGCCCATGGCGATATTTTCATGCTCGGCGGTTTTGCCGCCTTGATTGTTTTTTTGCTTCTCACGACATTTTTTGCAGGCATTCCAGTGGCTTTGGCGCTGCTGATCATGTTGGTTGTATCAATGTTGATGACCGGTTTGTGGAACTGGACCATCGAGCGCGTCGCCTATCGGCCTCTGCGCGGGTCCTTCCGGCTAGCGCCGCTGATTACGGCGATTGGCATGTCGATTGCGCTGTCCAATTTCATTCAGGTCGCGCAAGGCCCTCGCAACAAGCCAATTCCGGCGCTGGTCAATGACGTCTATCATTTCGGCGCCATCACGGTGTCGTTGAAGCAGATGATCATCGTTGCGGTAACTGCGGTGCTGCTGGCGGCCTTCTGGTATATTGTCAACAAGACGCCGCTTGGCCGTGCTCAGCGCGCCACCGAGCAGGACCGCAAGATGGCGGCCCTTTTGGGTGTCGACGTCGACCGCACCATTTCCGTCACCTTCGTGATGGGAGCGGCGCTGGCGGCGGTGGCTGGTACCATGTATCTGATGTATTACGGGGTTGCCTCTTTTACCGATGGCTTCATTCCCGGCGTCAAGGCCTTTACGGCGGCGGTTCTGGGCGGCATCGGCTCTTTGCCGGGCGCTGTTCTCGGCGGCCTGCTGATCGGCCTGATCGAATCCCTGTGGTCGGCCTATTTCACCATCGCCTACAAGGATGTCGCCACGTTCGGCATCCTGGCTTTTGTGCTGATTTTCAAACCGACCGGCATCCTGGGCCGTCCCGAAGTCGAGAAGGTCTGA
- a CDS encoding TetR/AcrR family transcriptional regulator, with protein sequence MSEQQRMVMRLPVMPDEERRERILKAAEVVFDTMGFGDATMEEVARLAGMAKKTVYRFFPDKRCLFTALIQSHDQLQIEIGGQRGQTADPRERVRLALEALARFVLSPRQILVTRLIIAEAGKHPGLTRQFYEDCVENFRAFLAQELDFHVAGSACEAVDRRDIADIFVGAVLGPLQTKVLMFGKQAEDLDSEIRMRVDLALRLLMPS encoded by the coding sequence ATGTCCGAACAGCAGCGAATGGTCATGCGTCTGCCGGTCATGCCGGATGAGGAGCGGCGTGAGCGTATTCTCAAGGCTGCCGAAGTGGTGTTTGACACTATGGGCTTTGGCGATGCGACCATGGAGGAGGTGGCGCGTCTGGCTGGCATGGCGAAAAAGACCGTCTACCGGTTCTTTCCCGATAAGCGCTGCTTGTTCACGGCGCTGATCCAGTCTCATGATCAGTTGCAGATCGAAATCGGCGGCCAGCGTGGGCAAACGGCGGACCCGCGTGAGAGAGTGCGGCTGGCGCTCGAGGCTTTGGCGCGGTTCGTCCTGTCGCCACGCCAGATTCTGGTGACCCGGCTGATCATTGCCGAAGCGGGCAAGCATCCCGGCCTGACCCGGCAGTTTTACGAGGATTGTGTCGAGAATTTTCGAGCCTTTCTGGCGCAGGAGCTAGATTTCCACGTCGCGGGCAGCGCATGCGAGGCGGTTGATCGCCGCGATATTGCCGACATCTTTGTCGGGGCGGTTCTGGGGCCGTTACAGACGAAGGTTCTGATGTTCGGCAAGCAGGCAGAGGATCTTGACAGCGAGATCCGCATGCGTGTCGACCTGGCGCTGCGGCTGCTGATGCCTTCGTAA
- a CDS encoding multidrug effflux MFS transporter, giving the protein MNRKTLFLAISIGMICAIGPLATDMYLGAMPLMATSLSTTAATIQLSVMTFFSGFTIGQMFYGPISDRTGRKPIIYVALAIFCLSSFGCLTASTGEQLLVWRFMQGVGGSIGMVIGTAIIRDTHTGPAATKLMSMVMLVIGVAPILAPFAGSLILKIANWQMIFVLLGCYAALCFVVVALWLPETRLPADRASSKPSRALITYGGLLISRNFIPYAGTMALVQGGFFAYIAGSSFMLMTVYGLSAISYSIIFSTNAIGLGIGTQICNRFATRFGVKAAVRGSVLLYTVIALILVATQLTGTDSLTVTCILMFILVMSIGGIMPGCNVLAMEAHGSIAGTAAALAGGLSFGAGALSSFVLGLLENGTALPLVCVMAGCGILAVLVTQVFFEDRQETTVPEKA; this is encoded by the coding sequence ATGAACCGAAAAACCCTCTTCCTAGCCATCTCGATCGGCATGATCTGTGCCATCGGGCCGCTCGCAACAGATATGTATCTGGGCGCCATGCCGCTGATGGCCACGAGCTTATCGACCACGGCCGCGACGATCCAGCTGTCCGTCATGACGTTCTTTTCCGGCTTCACCATCGGGCAAATGTTCTACGGACCGATTTCAGACAGGACCGGCCGTAAGCCGATAATTTATGTGGCATTGGCGATCTTCTGCCTGTCCTCGTTCGGCTGCCTGACCGCATCGACCGGCGAGCAATTGCTGGTATGGCGCTTCATGCAGGGCGTGGGCGGCTCGATTGGCATGGTCATCGGAACAGCCATCATCCGCGACACGCATACCGGCCCGGCAGCCACAAAGCTGATGTCCATGGTGATGCTGGTCATCGGCGTCGCCCCGATCCTCGCACCCTTTGCTGGCAGCCTCATTCTGAAAATAGCCAATTGGCAGATGATTTTTGTATTGCTCGGCTGCTATGCGGCGCTGTGCTTCGTGGTCGTTGCGCTCTGGCTTCCCGAAACCCGGTTGCCGGCCGACCGCGCTTCCAGTAAGCCCAGCCGCGCCCTCATCACCTATGGCGGCTTGCTGATCAGCCGCAATTTCATCCCCTATGCGGGCACCATGGCGCTCGTCCAGGGCGGATTCTTCGCCTATATCGCCGGGTCGTCTTTCATGCTGATGACGGTCTATGGGCTTTCGGCCATCAGTTACTCGATTATCTTCAGCACCAACGCAATCGGCCTTGGTATCGGCACGCAAATCTGCAACCGGTTTGCCACACGTTTTGGTGTCAAGGCCGCGGTACGCGGCTCCGTGCTGCTCTATACGGTTATCGCCCTGATACTGGTCGCCACCCAGCTGACCGGCACCGATAGCCTGACGGTCACCTGCATTCTGATGTTTATTCTCGTCATGTCCATCGGCGGCATCATGCCGGGTTGCAACGTGCTGGCAATGGAAGCCCACGGCTCGATTGCCGGAACTGCCGCCGCCCTGGCGGGAGGCCTTTCCTTTGGTGCAGGCGCCCTGTCCAGTTTTGTCCTTGGATTGCTGGAAAACGGCACCGCCCTGCCTCTGGTCTGCGTCATGGCCGGTTGCGGTATCCTGGCCGTACTTGTCACCCAGGTATTTTTCGAGGATCGGCAAGAGACAACAGTTCCTGAAAAAGCCTGA
- the cysQ gene encoding 3'(2'),5'-bisphosphate nucleotidase CysQ has translation MIDLFEKAAIAAGRDIMDVFHNGPTVRTKSDASPVTEADERAEAIILAALAAQFPAIPVVAEEAVAAGNIPQTRGQPFILVDPLDGTKEFIRKSSDFTVNIALIEAGVPVMGIVYAPARGQAYIGDRNGALKIEIDANFQPVSRQSITVRTPSGTLIAVASRAHSGPETEEFLVTHAITDTRSVGSSLKFCLVAEGAADVYPRFGRTMEWDTAAGDAVLRAAGGMTVGPDGAPLLYGKRDQLDDSDFANPSFIAWGDRQA, from the coding sequence GTGATTGATTTGTTTGAAAAGGCGGCAATAGCCGCTGGGCGCGATATTATGGACGTGTTCCACAATGGCCCAACGGTGCGCACCAAAAGCGATGCCTCTCCGGTGACCGAGGCCGATGAGCGGGCGGAAGCGATCATTCTTGCCGCCCTGGCTGCGCAGTTTCCCGCTATTCCCGTTGTGGCCGAGGAAGCCGTTGCCGCTGGCAATATTCCTCAGACCAGGGGCCAGCCCTTCATTCTGGTCGATCCGCTTGACGGCACCAAGGAATTCATTCGCAAAAGCTCCGATTTCACGGTCAATATCGCGCTGATCGAGGCCGGTGTTCCGGTCATGGGCATCGTCTATGCTCCGGCGCGCGGCCAAGCCTATATTGGCGACCGTAATGGCGCCCTCAAGATCGAGATCGATGCCAATTTCCAACCGGTCTCGCGACAGTCCATCACGGTCCGTACTCCTTCGGGTACGTTGATTGCAGTGGCCAGCCGCGCGCATAGCGGCCCGGAAACCGAGGAATTCCTGGTAACCCACGCCATAACAGATACCCGTTCCGTCGGTTCCTCGCTAAAATTCTGCCTTGTGGCGGAAGGTGCGGCCGATGTCTATCCACGCTTCGGCCGAACGATGGAATGGGATACAGCCGCAGGCGACGCCGTGCTGCGGGCCGCGGGTGGCATGACAGTCGGACCAGACGGTGCACCGCTGCTCTACGGTAAACGCGATCAGCTGGATGACAGCGACTTCGCCAATCCCTCCTTCATCGCCTGGGGTGACAGACAGGCCTGA